A window of Kyrpidia spormannii genomic DNA:
TGACCACGAAAACTGACTCACAAAAGGACAGGAGGGTAAGCGAATGAGCATCCGAGTGGGGATCTCCGGGATGGGGAGGATCGGACGACTGGTGCTCCGGGCTTTGGACTCCCGGCCGGAGCTCGACGTCGTAGCGGTGAATGCGACGACCGACCCGGCGACCCTCGCCCATCTGATCAAATACGACAGTGTACACGGCCGGTTTCCCGGGGAAGTGGTGGCGGACGGCGACGGCATCCGCCTGAACGGTCGCTGGATTCGCGTCGTGTCCGACCGCGACCCGCTCCGTCTGCCCTGGGGCGAGCTCGGCGTCGAAATCGTGCTGGAGGCGACGGGCAAGTTCACCACCCGGGACGCGGCTGCGGCCCATCTGGAGGCCGGGGCACGGAAAGTGATCATCACCACCGCCGCCAAGTCTGACGATCTCATGGTGGTCTATGGCGTCAATCACGAACTGTATGATCCCGAAAAACACCACATCATCTCCAGCTCTTCCTGCACCACCAACTGCTTGGCCCCGATCATCGCCGTTCTCCAGGATGCCTTCGGGATTGTGGAAGGCGCCATGACAACGGTGCACAGCTTTACGGGCGACCAGCGCAGCCTGGATAACCCGCACAAAGACCTTCGTCGGGCCCGGGCCGCCAGCCAGTCCATCGTGCCCACCACCACCGGGGCCGCCCGGGCGATCGGAAAGATTTTCCCAGAGCTGGCCGGCCGGTTAAATGGCGTGTCCATTCGGGTACCGACCCCGAACGTATCCCTGGTGGATTTGGTCGCGACCCTACAAGAGCCGGCTGACGAAGAAATGATCAACCATGTGTTCACCGAGGCCGCCCGGGGACGCCTTCAGGGCATTCTCCAGGTGTCTTTCGAGCCGCTGGTGTCATCGGACTATATCGGGGATGTCCACTCCTGCGTCGTCGATGCCCTTTCCACCATGCTCATCGGCGAGCGCACGGTCAAAATCCTCGGCTGGTATGACAACGAAATGGGCTTTGCCCATCGCATGGTCGACCTGATGGAGTATGTTGGACTGCGGAACAAAGTCGCTTATCCGGTGGGGGATCAGACATGACGAAACCCGAAGACGCCACCCTGTGGCAAAATGGTCAGTTGCGGGCGCTCACCATGGAGATGGCCCGGGTGACCGAAGCGGCGGCCCTGGCCGCGGCGCGGTGGCTCGGCCGGGGGGATAAGTGGCATGCGGACGATGCGGCGACCAAAGCCATGCGGGAAGTGTTGCGGGAGATCGACATCGACGGCACGGTGGTCATCGGCGAAGGGGAACTCGATGAGGCCCCGATGCTCTATATCGGCGAGCATGTCGGCAGCGGCGCGGGTCCCCGGGTGGACATCGCCGTAGACCCTTTGGAGGGGACGAACATCCTCGCCCGGGGGGAAGGCGGGGCGATTGCCGTGATCGCGGCCGCGCCCCGAGGGGCACTGCTTCACGCCCCGGATATGTACATGGACAAAATCGCCGTTGGACCCCGGGCCCGGGGCCACGTCCACCTGGACGCCCCCGTTCGGGACAATATCCGGGCCGTGGCCAAAGCCCTCGACAAGCGGGTGGAAGATGTGGTGGTGGTGCTTCTCGATCGGCCGCGGAATGAGCACATCCTGGAGGAGATCCGCAACCTCGGCGCCCGGGCCCGCCTGATTCGGGACGGCGACGTCAGCCCGGCCCTCGCCACTTGTGACGAACGCTCCGGGGTCGACATGCTCCTCGGCCGGGGCGGGGCGCCGGAAGGCGTGATCAGCGCCGTGGCGCTTAAATGCCTGGGCGGGGATTTCCAGGGCCGCCTGGTGCCCCAACACGAGGAAGAGCTGGCCCGGATGGCATCCATGGGGATCCAGGACCCGGCGCGGGTGTTGATGCTGGAGGATCTGGTCAAGAGCGAAGATGCGCTCTTCGCGGCCACGGGCATCACCGATGGCGCCCTCCTGCAAGGCGTGCGCTTTCTACCCGGGGAGACGGCTCTGACCCACACCATCGTCGCCCGGGCTTGGACCCGGACGGTGCGAGAGATTCACGGACGCCATCACCTGCCGAGCAAGCCTACCCCCTATCGAGGCGAGCAGGACTCCCCGGCCGCGGGAATCCCCAAGGGCACGCCAACACCCGTGGAGGCTGGGGACGCATAAGCGGACGCTTATCAATATCCAGAAAGATCGGTATTAGTCAACGGAAAGGGTTCTCTTTATAATGAGGGCCAAAAGAACGATCCAGATTTTCCTCTCCACTGGGAGCAAGTCCCGGGGACACCAATAAAGGGGTGAGAAAAACGACCGTGGAACAGGATGCGAAAAAACGCTGGGCCTCCGGGGTCATTCCGTATAAGGAAATGGGATATTGGCAGCCGGATTACGAGGTGAAAGATACGGACGTCATCGCGGCATTCCGGGTGGTTCCCCAAGAGGGGATCGATCCGGAAGAAGCGGCCGCGGCGGTGGCCGGAGAATCCTCGACCGCCACTTGGACCGTGGTGTGGACCGATCGACTGACAACGTACGAACATTACCAAGGGAAGGCGTTCCGTGTCGATCCCGTCCCCGGAACCGACCAGTACATCGCGTATATCGCCTACGACATCGATCTGTTCGAGGAAGGCTCCATTGCCAACCTGGCATCGTCGATCATCGGCAATGTTTTCGGATTCAAAGCCCTCAAAAGCCTCCGGCTGGAGGATATGCGCATCCCGCTGCATTACGTGAAGACCTTCCAGGGGCCAGCCCACGGGATCGTCATGGAGCGGGAGATGCTCAACAAGTACGGCCGCCCGCTTCTGGGAGCGACGACCAAGCCAAAGCTCGGGTTGTCGGCGCGCAACTACGGCCGCGTCGTTTACGAGGCGCTGCGGGGCGGACTCGATTTTGTCAAAGACGACGAGAATATTAACTCCCAGCCGTTCATGCGCTGGCGGGACCGCTTCTTGTACGCCATGGAAGCTGTGCACCGGGCGATGGCGGAAACCGGCGAGATCAAGGGCCATTATTTAAACGTCACCGGGGCGACGATGGAGGACATCTACGAGCGGGCGGAATTCGCCAAGGAGCTGGGAAGCGTCATCGTGATGATCGACCTGACCGTCGGTTACTCGGCGATCCAATCCCTGGCCAAGTGGGCCAGGCGCAACAGCGTCCTTTTGCACCTGCACCGGGCGGGGCACAGCACCTTCACCCGGCAGAAAACCCACGGGGTGTCCTTCCGGGTGATCGCCAAATGGATGCGCCTCGCCGGGGTCGACCATCTCCACGCCGGGACCGTGGTTGGGAAATTGGAAGGAGATCCGAACATCACCAAGGGGTATTATCAAACCCTGCGCGGGATGAAATACGACGCCGATCCGCGGCTCGGGCTCTTTTTCGAGCAGGACTGGGGTTCGATGCCCGCGGTCATGCCCGTGGCTTCGGGTGGAATCCACGCCGGCCAGGTGCATCAATTGATCGACCTGTTCGGTGAAGATGTCATTTTCCAGTTCGGCGGCGGGACCATCGGACACCCCATGGGCATCGCAGCCGGCGCCACGGCCAACCGGGTGGCCATCGAAGCCATGATTCAGGCGCGGAACGAAGGGCGGGATATCCTGCGGGAAGGACCCGAAATTCTGGAGAAAGCGGCCAAATGGTCTCCGGAGCTCCGGGCGGCATTGGACGTGTGGAAAGACGTGACCTTTAACTACGCCTCTACCGATACTCCGGACGTTGTCGCCACCCCGACGTTCTAAACCGGGGAGACCCGCGAAGTCACATGACCATTTGGAGAGGAGAGGCGGGACAATGAGCCATTTCCGACTGACACAGGGGACATTTTCCTATTTACCCGACTTCAGTGATGAAGAAATCGCCAAACAGGTTGAATATTCTATACAAAATGGCTGGGCGATCAGTATTGAATTCACCGATGATCCGCACCCGCGGAATGTGTACTGGGATATGTGGGGACTGCCGATGTTCGACATCCAGGACGCCGCGGCGGTCCTGACGGAACTCCGGGCCTGCCGCACCGCGTATCCGAATTGCTACATCCGACTGAACGCCTACGATCGCAGTTACGGCCGGCAGACGACAGCGCTTTCTTTCATCGTCCAACGTCCCAAAGAAGACCCTGGATTCCACGTCATTCGCCAAGAAAAAAGTGATCGCCAGATCCGTTACACGTTGACGAGTTATGCCACGGACCGGCCCAAAGGCGCTCGGTTTGATTCCTGAAGGACGCGGCGAAGGAGGAAGGACAATGGCGGAGGCCGAATCCCCGCAGGTCGATCTGCACGAAATCGCAAAAGAAACGGCCATCTATGAGGTGCTCGATC
This region includes:
- a CDS encoding ribulose bisphosphate carboxylase small subunit is translated as MSHFRLTQGTFSYLPDFSDEEIAKQVEYSIQNGWAISIEFTDDPHPRNVYWDMWGLPMFDIQDAAAVLTELRACRTAYPNCYIRLNAYDRSYGRQTTALSFIVQRPKEDPGFHVIRQEKSDRQIRYTLTSYATDRPKGARFDS
- the gap gene encoding type I glyceraldehyde-3-phosphate dehydrogenase, with product MSIRVGISGMGRIGRLVLRALDSRPELDVVAVNATTDPATLAHLIKYDSVHGRFPGEVVADGDGIRLNGRWIRVVSDRDPLRLPWGELGVEIVLEATGKFTTRDAAAAHLEAGARKVIITTAAKSDDLMVVYGVNHELYDPEKHHIISSSSCTTNCLAPIIAVLQDAFGIVEGAMTTVHSFTGDQRSLDNPHKDLRRARAASQSIVPTTTGAARAIGKIFPELAGRLNGVSIRVPTPNVSLVDLVATLQEPADEEMINHVFTEAARGRLQGILQVSFEPLVSSDYIGDVHSCVVDALSTMLIGERTVKILGWYDNEMGFAHRMVDLMEYVGLRNKVAYPVGDQT
- a CDS encoding form I ribulose bisphosphate carboxylase large subunit, which produces MEQDAKKRWASGVIPYKEMGYWQPDYEVKDTDVIAAFRVVPQEGIDPEEAAAAVAGESSTATWTVVWTDRLTTYEHYQGKAFRVDPVPGTDQYIAYIAYDIDLFEEGSIANLASSIIGNVFGFKALKSLRLEDMRIPLHYVKTFQGPAHGIVMEREMLNKYGRPLLGATTKPKLGLSARNYGRVVYEALRGGLDFVKDDENINSQPFMRWRDRFLYAMEAVHRAMAETGEIKGHYLNVTGATMEDIYERAEFAKELGSVIVMIDLTVGYSAIQSLAKWARRNSVLLHLHRAGHSTFTRQKTHGVSFRVIAKWMRLAGVDHLHAGTVVGKLEGDPNITKGYYQTLRGMKYDADPRLGLFFEQDWGSMPAVMPVASGGIHAGQVHQLIDLFGEDVIFQFGGGTIGHPMGIAAGATANRVAIEAMIQARNEGRDILREGPEILEKAAKWSPELRAALDVWKDVTFNYASTDTPDVVATPTF
- the glpX gene encoding class II fructose-bisphosphatase; this encodes MTKPEDATLWQNGQLRALTMEMARVTEAAALAAARWLGRGDKWHADDAATKAMREVLREIDIDGTVVIGEGELDEAPMLYIGEHVGSGAGPRVDIAVDPLEGTNILARGEGGAIAVIAAAPRGALLHAPDMYMDKIAVGPRARGHVHLDAPVRDNIRAVAKALDKRVEDVVVVLLDRPRNEHILEEIRNLGARARLIRDGDVSPALATCDERSGVDMLLGRGGAPEGVISAVALKCLGGDFQGRLVPQHEEELARMASMGIQDPARVLMLEDLVKSEDALFAATGITDGALLQGVRFLPGETALTHTIVARAWTRTVREIHGRHHLPSKPTPYRGEQDSPAAGIPKGTPTPVEAGDA